One Paraglaciecola mesophila genomic region harbors:
- a CDS encoding DUF484 family protein, whose amino-acid sequence MNEASGQQKSPIDNTSAFAEPDGITEKQVAVYLAQHPEFFVKHPALLEQLQLPHAQKGSVSLVERQSEQLRQKVRLLNTKLSQLISIAKQNEAIYRIYADLNLRVLKCTDISSVQFVLEDVMQEQLNLSSVALKPYKGAFALPEIQRKLFAEKRFKDNDFFFGRLSEHEKKLLFSDQQAESVALLRLGENGELGILAIGSNDPGHFNPDMDTLLITQLQQFLSILLPKLLAY is encoded by the coding sequence ATGAATGAAGCATCTGGTCAGCAAAAAAGCCCTATAGACAATACGTCAGCCTTTGCTGAACCGGATGGTATAACTGAAAAGCAGGTAGCAGTGTACCTAGCACAGCACCCTGAATTTTTCGTGAAACACCCCGCCCTGCTCGAGCAATTACAATTGCCCCATGCTCAAAAGGGCAGTGTGTCATTAGTCGAACGCCAAAGCGAACAACTCCGTCAAAAGGTGCGTTTACTGAATACTAAACTCAGCCAGTTAATCAGTATCGCTAAACAAAATGAAGCCATATATCGCATTTATGCAGATTTAAATCTTCGCGTGTTGAAGTGCACTGACATCAGTTCAGTACAGTTTGTATTAGAAGACGTGATGCAAGAACAGCTGAACCTTTCCTCTGTTGCGCTTAAGCCTTATAAAGGTGCCTTTGCGCTACCGGAAATTCAGCGAAAACTATTTGCTGAAAAGCGCTTTAAAGATAACGATTTCTTCTTCGGGCGCTTGAGTGAACATGAGAAAAAGCTGCTTTTTAGTGACCAACAGGCAGAATCAGTCGCATTACTGCGTTTGGGTGAGAACGGTGAACTAGGTATTTTAGCCATTGGCAGTAACGACCCTGGGCATTTTAACCCAGACATGGATACCCTGCTGATTACTCAGTTACAGCAGTTTTTAAGTATACTGCTGCCCAAACTTCTGGCTTATTAA
- the lysA gene encoding diaminopimelate decarboxylase: MDFFGYKNEKLYAEDVSLQDIAQTHGTPCYVYSKATIERHWLAFDKAAGTHPHLVCYAVKANSNLGVLSVLAKLGSGFDIVSGGELLRVLKAGGDPTKVVFSGVGKTPEEIALGLKHNIKCFNVESPAELERISQVAVAENKIAPISIRVNPDVDAKTHPYISTGLKANKFGIEREQAVEVYRHAASLPNLEIKGIDCHIGSQLTEIAPFVDALDKLLVLIDELAENGITLAHLDVGGGLGVTYKDETPPHPDEYTQAIAQRMQGREDLQLIFEPGRAIMANAGVLLTKVEFLKQGAEKNFAIVDAAMNDLIRPALYSAWQSIIPLDTSLTRDSAVYDVVGPICETGDFIGKERELAIEAGDYLAVRSAGAYGFVMASNYNSRCKAAEIMVDKENIILVRERETLEDLWRGESTL, translated from the coding sequence ATGGATTTTTTTGGCTATAAAAATGAAAAACTCTATGCAGAAGATGTATCCCTGCAAGACATTGCTCAAACCCATGGAACCCCATGTTATGTATATTCTAAAGCCACTATCGAGCGCCATTGGTTAGCCTTTGATAAAGCCGCTGGTACACACCCACATTTAGTCTGCTACGCAGTAAAAGCCAATTCTAACCTAGGCGTACTAAGCGTTTTGGCAAAGCTCGGGTCAGGCTTTGATATTGTGTCAGGTGGTGAGTTATTACGCGTCCTCAAAGCGGGTGGTGACCCTACCAAAGTGGTCTTTTCTGGTGTAGGCAAAACCCCAGAAGAAATCGCACTGGGCCTTAAGCACAACATTAAGTGCTTTAATGTTGAATCACCAGCAGAACTAGAGCGTATTAGCCAAGTCGCTGTTGCCGAAAACAAAATTGCCCCTATTTCAATTCGTGTCAACCCAGACGTTGACGCGAAAACGCACCCCTATATTTCTACTGGCCTCAAAGCCAATAAGTTCGGTATCGAGCGTGAACAAGCAGTAGAAGTTTACCGTCATGCTGCTTCACTACCCAATTTAGAAATAAAAGGTATCGATTGCCATATCGGTTCACAATTAACCGAAATCGCCCCATTTGTTGATGCGCTTGATAAACTATTAGTGCTTATTGATGAGCTAGCTGAAAATGGCATTACCTTAGCGCATTTAGATGTCGGCGGCGGCTTAGGCGTAACCTACAAAGACGAAACGCCTCCTCACCCTGATGAATACACCCAAGCCATTGCGCAGCGAATGCAAGGCCGTGAAGATTTGCAGCTCATTTTTGAGCCGGGTCGCGCCATTATGGCGAACGCTGGGGTGCTATTAACCAAAGTAGAATTTTTAAAGCAAGGCGCTGAGAAGAATTTCGCTATTGTTGATGCCGCCATGAACGATTTAATTCGCCCTGCATTATATTCAGCTTGGCAAAGCATTATTCCCCTTGATACTTCACTCACTCGTGACAGCGCAGTTTATGACGTTGTTGGGCCAATATGCGAAACCGGCGACTTCATTGGCAAAGAGCGCGAGTTAGCAATTGAGGCTGGTGATTACTTAGCAGTACGCAGCGCCGGCGCTTATGGGTTTGTGATGGCATCAAACTACAACAGTCGTTGTAAAGCCGCTGAAATAATGGTCGACAAGGAAAACATCATCCTAGTACGTGAACGTGAAACCCTTGAAGACCTATGGCGCGGTGAAAGCACGCTGTAA
- a CDS encoding ExbD/TolR family protein, producing the protein MKRKKHGSSDDEAAIDMTPMLDIVFIMLIFFIVTTSFVKEKGLDVLRPKDSNSPPPKTNVKSLAIRVNEDGTIMMNSREVDIRRIVANIQSFLAENNTDSAAVQAHPKAKHGVVTEVINQAKEAGIANVSVLVGK; encoded by the coding sequence ATGAAAAGAAAGAAGCACGGCTCTTCTGATGACGAAGCAGCAATTGATATGACCCCCATGTTGGACATTGTGTTCATCATGTTGATTTTCTTCATTGTTACCACCTCTTTCGTAAAAGAAAAAGGTCTAGATGTTTTGCGTCCGAAAGACTCAAACTCACCGCCGCCGAAAACGAATGTTAAATCTTTAGCGATCCGCGTTAACGAAGATGGCACTATCATGATGAACAGTCGTGAAGTGGATATCCGTCGTATCGTGGCGAACATTCAAAGCTTTTTAGCTGAAAACAACACAGACTCTGCTGCTGTTCAAGCTCATCCTAAAGCGAAACACGGTGTGGTAACTGAAGTTATTAACCAAGCTAAAGAAGCTGGCATTGCCAATGTTTCTGTTTTAGTAGGTAAGTAA
- a CDS encoding HAD-IA family hydrolase, with the protein MIYYRKIGNIKALTFDLDDTLYDNHPYIMRAEHALIEFLGDFAPEPTHSHPAYWREHRLTTLKNKPELRSDMGMLRREVLTSGIQAFGHTGQALKSAVDEAFDFFYFERSNFKVAEEVTQTLSKLAERWPLVAITNGNVNLEQIGIADYFQKSFHASLAFPMKPSGEMFKAAQQLLKRPNESILHVGDNLEKDVFGAKKAGFMSAWYAINRPMNLSSEETTVLPDIQLGHLSELCDL; encoded by the coding sequence ATGATTTATTACCGTAAAATCGGCAACATTAAAGCCCTAACGTTCGATCTCGATGACACCCTATACGACAACCACCCTTACATAATGCGTGCAGAACACGCCCTAATAGAATTTTTAGGTGACTTTGCACCAGAGCCAACCCACAGTCACCCTGCGTATTGGCGTGAGCATAGACTCACTACCCTAAAGAACAAGCCAGAACTTCGTAGCGACATGGGCATGTTACGCCGCGAAGTATTAACCAGCGGTATTCAAGCCTTTGGGCATACTGGTCAGGCATTAAAAAGTGCTGTAGATGAAGCGTTTGATTTCTTCTATTTTGAGCGTAGCAATTTCAAGGTGGCAGAAGAGGTCACGCAAACGCTGAGCAAACTCGCGGAGCGCTGGCCGTTAGTGGCTATCACTAATGGCAACGTTAACTTGGAGCAAATCGGTATAGCGGATTACTTTCAAAAAAGTTTTCACGCAAGTTTGGCTTTTCCGATGAAGCCCAGCGGGGAAATGTTTAAGGCTGCACAGCAGCTACTAAAACGGCCGAATGAGTCGATTTTGCATGTAGGTGATAATTTAGAAAAAGATGTATTTGGGGCAAAAAAAGCCGGCTTTATGAGCGCTTGGTATGCGATTAATCGCCCCATGAATTTGAGCAGCGAAGAGACCACTGTATTACCGGATATTCAGCTAGGCCATTTAAGCGAGCTTTGTGACTTGTAG
- the rraA gene encoding ribonuclease E activity regulator RraA — MEYNTSALCDLFADSVDVVEPMFVSFGGRASFGGEITTIKCFEDKGVILKALEKPGLGKVLLIDGGGSMRRALIDSAAAQIALDNGWEGIICYGSVREVDDLEEINVGVHAIASIPVSADDQGVGEVDVAVNFGGVTFLPEDHVYADRTGIILSPEPLDVE; from the coding sequence ATGGAATATAATACATCTGCATTATGTGATTTATTTGCTGACAGTGTTGATGTGGTAGAACCCATGTTTGTTAGCTTTGGTGGCCGTGCGTCATTTGGCGGTGAAATTACCACCATCAAGTGTTTCGAAGATAAGGGTGTCATTCTTAAAGCGCTGGAAAAGCCAGGCTTAGGTAAGGTATTACTCATCGACGGCGGCGGCTCTATGCGCAGAGCGCTAATCGATTCCGCAGCAGCTCAAATTGCCTTAGATAATGGCTGGGAAGGCATTATTTGTTATGGCAGTGTACGCGAAGTTGATGATCTCGAAGAAATTAATGTTGGCGTTCACGCGATAGCGTCTATTCCCGTTAGTGCTGACGACCAAGGTGTTGGTGAGGTAGATGTGGCGGTGAATTTTGGTGGTGTGACTTTTTTACCAGAAGATCATGTCTATGCTGATCGTACTGGGATTATCCTTTCTCCTGAGCCGTTAGACGTAGAATAA
- a CDS encoding phosphatase PAP2 family protein produces MKTLTQTDTQLFHWLFGLTAKRDCRWIIWMSRTGDGHLYLLLGLLLWLFEAEHGALFLYSALLAYSLELPVYLILKKFLRRQRPCDLLQNFSAHITPSDKFSLPSGHTAAAFLMASLIASFYPSMLILVYCWASIIGLSRVLLGVHYPSDILAGAALGLSMSYFSLSLL; encoded by the coding sequence TTGAAAACACTTACTCAGACAGATACCCAGCTTTTTCACTGGCTTTTTGGGTTAACCGCGAAACGAGACTGCCGCTGGATAATTTGGATGTCACGTACCGGCGACGGGCACTTATATTTACTCCTTGGTTTATTACTTTGGTTATTTGAAGCAGAGCATGGCGCGCTATTTTTATACAGTGCATTGCTGGCATACAGCTTAGAACTTCCTGTGTATTTAATTTTGAAAAAGTTTTTACGCAGGCAGCGTCCTTGTGATCTATTGCAAAACTTCAGTGCTCATATCACCCCATCCGACAAGTTTAGCTTGCCCTCAGGGCACACTGCAGCGGCATTTCTAATGGCCTCATTAATAGCCAGCTTTTATCCATCCATGCTGATATTGGTTTATTGCTGGGCCAGTATCATCGGGTTATCTCGTGTGTTATTGGGCGTGCACTACCCTAGCGACATTTTAGCGGGTGCGGCCTTGGGTCTAAGCATGTCTTATTTCAGCTTATCCTTGCTATAA
- a CDS encoding MJ1255/VC2487 family glycosyltransferase: MKILYGVQGTGNGHTTRARVMAKAFDQRNDIQVDYLFSGREKDKYFDMEVFGDFASYRGLSFETKGGKISKSATFKAAKLSELYRDIKNVRATDYDLVINDFEPISAWAAKRNNIPSISISHQAAFVHPIPQQPGTLFDKLITRYFAPTDLHLGVHWYHFGHAIMPPFIEADDSHCPPSRTYLVYLPFEEVDDINALLDPFSEHDFICFHPKIEQDVQAGNIQWRRPSKVDFVSILQSCSGVIANAGFELASECLHFGKKLLIKPLSGQYEQLSNAKTLVQLGLAQSMPTLDSDTVEEWLVKPAIERIAYPQNPDILIDWLVKRDWQAVNALCEQLWSKVRFPQSVVTQLDKLPIANR, translated from the coding sequence TTGAAGATATTGTACGGTGTACAAGGCACCGGTAATGGGCACACTACCCGCGCCCGAGTCATGGCAAAAGCGTTTGATCAACGCAACGATATACAAGTGGATTATCTTTTCTCCGGCCGAGAAAAAGACAAATATTTTGATATGGAAGTCTTCGGTGATTTTGCCAGTTATCGTGGTTTAAGTTTTGAAACCAAAGGTGGAAAAATCAGCAAATCAGCTACCTTCAAAGCAGCAAAACTCAGTGAGCTGTATCGTGATATAAAAAATGTGCGAGCAACCGACTACGACTTAGTCATCAATGACTTCGAGCCAATTAGCGCTTGGGCGGCAAAGCGAAACAACATTCCTTCTATATCCATCAGCCATCAAGCAGCCTTTGTACACCCCATTCCGCAACAACCCGGTACTCTATTCGATAAATTGATTACACGATATTTTGCCCCTACCGACTTGCATCTAGGTGTGCACTGGTATCACTTTGGGCACGCAATCATGCCGCCTTTTATCGAAGCAGATGACAGTCATTGTCCACCATCGCGCACATATTTAGTGTATTTACCGTTTGAAGAAGTAGATGATATCAATGCTCTGCTTGACCCATTCTCAGAGCATGATTTCATTTGCTTTCATCCAAAAATAGAACAAGACGTTCAGGCAGGAAATATTCAATGGCGTCGACCGTCAAAAGTCGATTTTGTAAGTATTCTGCAGAGCTGTTCTGGGGTAATTGCCAATGCAGGCTTTGAACTGGCAAGTGAATGCCTGCACTTTGGTAAAAAACTGTTGATCAAACCCTTAAGTGGCCAATACGAACAACTGTCTAATGCCAAAACCCTAGTTCAACTAGGGCTAGCTCAAAGTATGCCGACACTAGACAGCGACACTGTCGAAGAATGGTTAGTTAAACCTGCCATTGAACGTATTGCTTATCCACAAAACCCGGACATTCTGATTGATTGGTTAGTCAAACGCGATTGGCAAGCCGTTAACGCATTATGCGAGCAACTTTGGAGCAAAGTGCGCTTTCCACAATCAGTGGTCACACAGTTAGACAAACTCCCCATTGCAAATCGCTAG
- the cysE gene encoding serine O-acetyltransferase, translated as MDNKFWQTLRNEAQVMTDKEPLLATYVNECILKQEDFAGALSFILSNKLSDKVMSADALRTMLDQAYCEQPLLVEATVFDIQATFERDPAVKSYLTVLLYFKGFHAIQVHRFAHMLWLMGRHELALFIQSRSSEVLSVDIHPAAYIGQGVMFDHATGIVVGETAVIEDNVSIMQSVTLGGTGNEVGDRHPKVRHGVMIGAGAKILGNIEIGSGAKVGAGSVVLANVPSHVTVAGVPAKIVGKPSCQNPCQTMRQNVLED; from the coding sequence GTGGACAACAAATTTTGGCAAACGCTTCGAAATGAAGCACAGGTAATGACAGACAAAGAGCCCTTACTTGCCACTTATGTTAATGAATGTATTTTAAAACAGGAAGACTTCGCAGGGGCGTTGAGCTTTATTTTATCGAATAAGCTATCAGATAAGGTCATGTCAGCGGATGCTTTGCGTACCATGCTAGACCAAGCCTATTGCGAGCAACCGTTGCTGGTGGAAGCCACTGTATTTGATATTCAAGCCACATTCGAGCGCGACCCGGCGGTCAAGTCTTATTTAACCGTACTATTGTACTTTAAGGGCTTTCACGCCATTCAGGTACACCGCTTTGCCCATATGTTGTGGTTAATGGGCCGCCATGAATTGGCGCTATTTATCCAAAGTCGAAGCTCTGAAGTGTTGTCTGTGGATATTCACCCAGCGGCATATATTGGTCAGGGCGTCATGTTTGACCATGCCACTGGCATAGTCGTGGGCGAAACGGCTGTAATTGAAGATAATGTGTCGATTATGCAGTCGGTTACGCTGGGCGGCACAGGTAACGAGGTAGGGGATAGGCATCCAAAAGTGCGCCATGGCGTGATGATTGGTGCTGGCGCCAAAATCTTGGGTAACATTGAAATTGGCTCTGGTGCTAAAGTCGGTGCGGGCAGTGTGGTGCTGGCTAATGTTCCGTCCCATGTGACTGTGGCCGGTGTTCCGGCAAAAATTGTAGGTAAGCCAAGTTGTCAGAACCCTTGTCAGACCATGCGTCAAAACGTATTGGAAGATTAG
- the dapF gene encoding diaminopimelate epimerase, which produces MQVQFSKMHGLGNDFVVIDNVTQNVFFSKEKIAQLADRNFGIGFDQLLVVEPPYDPEQDFHYRIFNSDGSEVSQCGNGARCFARFVKMKGLTNRNKIVVSTKAGRIVLYHERDGQVTVNMGEPEFEPAKIPLKANKQENIYIIRENDHTFFCGAVSMGNPHCVLLVDDVATTDVEGIGKTLVAHERFPEGANIGFMQILNSGHIKLRVYERGVGETLACGSGACAAVAVGQMQKKLSKEVTVDLPGGTLKIRWQGPGSILKMTGTAEHVFDGNITL; this is translated from the coding sequence ATGCAAGTTCAGTTTTCAAAGATGCACGGTTTGGGCAATGACTTTGTCGTTATCGACAACGTGACTCAAAATGTTTTTTTCAGTAAAGAGAAAATTGCCCAGTTGGCAGATCGCAACTTCGGCATCGGCTTCGACCAATTATTGGTCGTTGAGCCTCCGTACGACCCAGAACAAGATTTTCATTACCGTATTTTTAATTCGGACGGCTCAGAGGTATCTCAATGTGGTAACGGTGCTCGCTGCTTTGCTCGCTTTGTGAAAATGAAAGGGTTAACCAATCGCAATAAAATAGTAGTCAGCACGAAAGCCGGCCGCATCGTGTTGTATCACGAGCGCGATGGGCAAGTGACCGTGAATATGGGCGAGCCCGAGTTTGAGCCGGCGAAAATTCCGCTCAAAGCCAACAAGCAAGAGAACATTTATATCATCCGCGAAAATGACCATACTTTTTTTTGTGGTGCAGTTTCCATGGGTAACCCTCACTGTGTATTATTAGTAGATGATGTCGCCACAACAGATGTAGAAGGCATAGGCAAAACGTTGGTTGCCCATGAGCGCTTCCCTGAAGGGGCAAACATCGGGTTTATGCAGATTTTAAACAGCGGACATATTAAACTACGCGTTTATGAACGTGGAGTAGGCGAAACCCTCGCCTGTGGTAGTGGTGCTTGTGCAGCCGTCGCCGTAGGTCAAATGCAGAAAAAATTAAGCAAGGAAGTCACTGTCGATTTACCCGGTGGCACCTTGAAAATTCGCTGGCAAGGGCCAGGCTCAATTTTAAAAATGACAGGGACAGCGGAACATGTCTTTGATGGGAATATCACGTTATGA
- a CDS encoding CLCA_X family protein: protein MIPKASQSRLHRPYYRNGVEHRSGADVSFQDIVKIFGFRAVNIGKWVTPEEQQIAANLFFDAFCDLMDILQVPESVISLNGTLSLAFGTGGRKHSCAHYESQTKRLALAKNAGGGSLAHEWFHAFDHYICDKLFIHCEPHHFASELWLDDYRMHPHPLNKKLSHCFEAIFLSPDKEEPNQYVLASALVDKEMKLYYFARPQEMAARAFEAIIQDQPIRNAFLVQGTKKSPEAMLGVYPKDTHRRRVHDHFLHYFVHLGQALESKSG, encoded by the coding sequence GTGATCCCCAAGGCTAGCCAATCACGACTGCATCGGCCTTATTACCGCAACGGCGTTGAACATCGCAGTGGCGCGGATGTCAGTTTTCAGGATATCGTGAAAATTTTCGGTTTCCGTGCCGTCAATATAGGCAAATGGGTTACACCTGAAGAGCAGCAAATTGCGGCTAATTTATTTTTTGACGCCTTCTGTGATTTGATGGATATTTTGCAGGTTCCCGAATCGGTTATTTCATTGAACGGTACCTTATCGTTAGCCTTCGGTACAGGAGGGCGCAAGCACAGTTGCGCACACTATGAGTCTCAGACTAAACGTCTTGCCTTGGCGAAAAATGCAGGGGGCGGTTCATTAGCTCATGAATGGTTTCACGCATTTGATCATTATATTTGCGATAAATTGTTCATTCACTGTGAGCCCCATCATTTTGCCTCCGAGCTATGGTTAGATGATTACCGGATGCATCCCCACCCGTTGAACAAAAAGCTTAGTCATTGCTTCGAGGCTATTTTTCTATCCCCTGACAAAGAAGAACCCAACCAATACGTACTCGCCAGCGCCTTAGTGGACAAAGAAATGAAGCTGTATTATTTCGCTCGTCCTCAAGAGATGGCCGCCCGAGCATTCGAAGCGATCATTCAGGATCAGCCCATACGCAACGCGTTTTTAGTACAGGGCACTAAGAAAAGTCCAGAAGCGATGTTAGGCGTTTATCCCAAAGATACGCATAGACGACGTGTTCATGATCATTTTTTACACTACTTTGTTCATCTTGGCCAAGCCCTCGAGAGCAAAAGCGGCTAG
- a CDS encoding tyrosine recombinase XerC, with product MTAQPSLQPLLDKYFNYLKYERNLAAKSIENYQRQLVSICQSLTITAWSELAVDHVRQVLNHARRQGLSPRSIALRLSALRGYCAYLVELDVLTSNPAKAVQAPKQGKPLPKQLNVDEMHQLLSFDDDSLLAVRDKAMLELTYSCGLRLAELADLNLKSIQDDGQLRVMGKGSKERILPIGKTALKCLGEWLKVRGVLAVGDEPALFLSKHRRRISHRQIAKRMQLWAKQQQLDQDINPHKLRHSFATHILESSGDLRGVQELLGHANLSTTQVYTHLNFQHLASVYDTAHPRAKRQK from the coding sequence ATGACTGCGCAGCCAAGCCTGCAACCCTTGCTAGACAAGTACTTTAACTACCTCAAGTACGAGCGTAATTTAGCAGCCAAATCGATTGAAAACTATCAGCGCCAACTTGTCAGTATCTGCCAAAGCCTTACCATTACAGCATGGTCAGAGCTAGCGGTTGATCATGTGCGTCAAGTACTCAATCACGCACGTCGCCAAGGCTTAAGCCCGCGCAGTATCGCCCTTCGCCTATCGGCATTGCGTGGCTATTGTGCATATCTGGTTGAGCTTGACGTATTGACCAGCAACCCAGCCAAAGCCGTTCAAGCACCAAAGCAAGGCAAACCATTACCCAAACAACTCAATGTAGATGAAATGCATCAACTGCTGAGCTTCGATGATGACTCGCTACTTGCCGTTCGTGATAAAGCCATGCTCGAGCTGACCTACAGTTGCGGTTTACGTTTAGCTGAACTGGCCGATTTAAACCTGAAAAGCATCCAAGACGACGGGCAATTACGGGTCATGGGGAAAGGCAGTAAAGAGCGCATACTCCCCATTGGTAAAACGGCGTTAAAGTGCCTTGGCGAATGGTTGAAAGTGCGCGGCGTTTTAGCTGTCGGTGATGAGCCAGCCTTGTTTTTAAGCAAACATAGGAGGCGTATCAGCCATAGACAGATCGCCAAACGTATGCAGCTGTGGGCCAAACAGCAGCAGCTAGATCAAGATATTAATCCACATAAATTACGTCACTCTTTTGCTACCCATATTCTCGAATCGAGCGGTGATTTGCGTGGCGTGCAGGAATTACTCGGGCATGCTAATTTATCTACCACGCAAGTGTATACCCACTTGAACTTTCAACATCTGGCAAGCGTATACGATACTGCGCACCCAAGAGCTAAACGCCAAAAGTAA
- the lptM gene encoding LPS translocon maturation chaperone LptM — translation MQRKTIFLLALISALSLLTLQGCGQKKPLTLPEKPQQNTTSQTSPSPSQETQEGKQ, via the coding sequence ATGCAACGTAAAACGATTTTTTTGTTAGCACTAATAAGTGCACTTTCCCTGTTAACATTGCAGGGCTGTGGGCAAAAGAAACCCTTAACTTTGCCGGAAAAGCCCCAGCAAAACACCACATCTCAGACTTCTCCTAGCCCATCTCAAGAGACCCAAGAAGGTAAGCAGTAA